One Fibrobacter sp. UWB16 DNA window includes the following coding sequences:
- a CDS encoding peptidylprolyl isomerase, with protein sequence MSLKLISRGAAAVLLTAGIASAQLMNSKSLDVIRVEKTGISGGKIDSLATMLGQQQAPGQKLTDEMMTQLRYAVVDNLVGQELIKLEAKKMGIKVSAGKVDSLTALFKKQFPSEDAFQKELKKSNTTMAQFKSKIEDQLKSEQILEKKVPYPKDPTEEDLKAFWQLNQSKVAINDTISGARIFISTKGKSAQEISDAKDMLKGLAAQVRSKKATFAQLAAMYSDDKEAKKTGGIMNKFVAKSKSAAFAKAVGKIKVGEISEVITENDGVSIFMLTEKNDGKFESYKHQIDYILRVQREQERQAKLKAYLDELGKTYKVQYLDKKYEPPQAIGAAK encoded by the coding sequence ATGTCTCTTAAACTTATTTCTCGTGGTGCTGCAGCCGTGCTCCTTACTGCCGGCATTGCCTCTGCTCAGTTGATGAATTCGAAGAGCCTCGATGTTATTCGCGTCGAAAAAACTGGTATTTCTGGTGGTAAGATTGATAGCCTTGCAACGATGCTCGGTCAGCAGCAGGCTCCGGGTCAGAAGTTGACCGACGAAATGATGACTCAACTTCGCTATGCAGTTGTCGATAATCTCGTGGGTCAGGAACTCATCAAGCTCGAAGCCAAGAAAATGGGTATCAAGGTGTCCGCTGGTAAGGTTGATAGCTTGACGGCTCTCTTCAAGAAGCAGTTCCCGAGCGAAGATGCTTTTCAGAAGGAACTCAAGAAGTCTAACACGACGATGGCTCAGTTCAAGTCCAAGATTGAAGACCAGCTCAAGAGCGAACAGATTCTCGAAAAGAAGGTTCCGTATCCGAAGGATCCGACCGAAGAAGATCTCAAGGCTTTCTGGCAGCTCAACCAGTCCAAGGTTGCTATCAACGATACCATTAGCGGTGCTCGTATTTTCATCTCTACCAAGGGTAAGAGCGCTCAGGAAATCAGTGATGCCAAGGACATGTTGAAGGGTCTTGCTGCCCAGGTTCGTTCCAAGAAGGCAACGTTTGCTCAGCTCGCCGCTATGTACAGCGACGATAAGGAAGCCAAGAAGACTGGCGGTATCATGAACAAGTTTGTCGCCAAGTCCAAGAGTGCCGCTTTTGCCAAGGCTGTTGGCAAGATCAAGGTCGGTGAAATCTCTGAAGTCATTACCGAAAATGATGGTGTGTCTATCTTCATGCTTACCGAAAAGAACGATGGCAAGTTTGAAAGCTACAAGCACCAGATCGACTACATTTTGCGTGTACAGCGCGAACAGGAACGCCAGGCAAAGCTCAAGGCTTACCTCGACGAACTTGGCAAGACCTACAAGGTCCAGTACCTCGACAAGAAGTACGAACCGCCTCAGGCAATCGGCGCTGCTAAGTAA
- a CDS encoding carbon-nitrogen hydrolase has protein sequence MNKIKVYTLQGKWTGDFDSNNKWYKDEALKLKGKDIDLLVLPELFHTPYFPFEENADFFDLAIEKDHPIVAEWQEIAKELNAVVVFPFFEKRARGIYHNSAFVFERDGSIAGLYRKSHIPDDPAFYEKYYFIPGDTGFEPIKTSAGTLGVLICWDQWFPEAARIMSLKGADVLIYPTAIGWMDSEPKEIYPRQQDSWMTVMRGHAIANRTFVIAANRSGVEGHLTFWGTSFVAAPDGYILQKCDPEFLGASYVELDLAETEENRRWWPHFRDRRVDLYKDILKIWAD, from the coding sequence ATGAACAAGATTAAAGTATATACGTTGCAAGGTAAATGGACTGGGGATTTCGATTCCAATAACAAGTGGTACAAGGACGAAGCGCTCAAGCTCAAGGGCAAAGACATCGATTTGCTCGTCCTCCCCGAGCTTTTCCACACTCCGTACTTCCCGTTCGAAGAAAACGCAGACTTTTTCGATTTGGCGATTGAAAAGGACCACCCGATTGTCGCCGAATGGCAAGAAATTGCAAAGGAACTGAACGCCGTTGTCGTGTTCCCGTTCTTTGAAAAGCGTGCCCGTGGCATTTACCACAACTCGGCATTCGTATTTGAACGCGACGGAAGCATCGCAGGGCTTTATCGCAAGAGTCACATTCCCGACGATCCCGCCTTCTACGAAAAGTATTACTTTATTCCGGGTGACACCGGTTTTGAACCGATCAAGACTAGCGCCGGTACGCTTGGCGTGCTTATTTGCTGGGACCAGTGGTTCCCCGAAGCAGCCCGCATCATGAGCCTCAAGGGCGCCGACGTGCTCATCTACCCGACCGCTATTGGCTGGATGGATTCTGAGCCCAAGGAAATTTATCCGAGACAGCAAGATAGCTGGATGACGGTCATGCGCGGACACGCGATTGCAAACCGCACATTCGTGATTGCAGCGAACCGCTCGGGTGTCGAAGGTCATCTCACGTTCTGGGGCACAAGCTTTGTCGCTGCACCGGACGGATACATCTTGCAAAAGTGCGATCCGGAATTCTTGGGTGCAAGCTATGTCGAGCTCGACCTTGCCGAAACCGAAGAAAATCGCCGTTGGTGGCCGCATTTCCGCGACAGACGCGTGGACTTGTACAAGGACATCCTCAAGATTTGGGCAGACTAG
- a CDS encoding agmatine/peptidylarginine deiminase — protein MTKNSIRYPAEWEKQSATWLAFPHNKTNWYGERGINIRKFYVELIRNITEFQPVNLLLPAKNFLTDEEKAALVNRPFPVNFIVIKTNDIWIRDYGPFFMKKGDKKVVTETQFNAWGAKFPPWGLDNAIPQKIAEKQKLPLNESVPFIFEGGAIEVNGDGLGITTEDCLVGKNRNDEKDLKKVVKALCKAFGLKEMLVLPHGLHGDHTDGHIDNVARFVEKDRVVMCMTDNKRSPNYAILTDAKQFIESWLKEHYETAKVDTLPLPPQRVLDDGQILPASYMNYIYVNGGLIFPKYKCPNDAKAKKYFESVYPDRKVIGIDCRTVIEEGGSLHCMSKHESE, from the coding sequence ATGACGAAAAATTCAATTCGTTATCCGGCGGAATGGGAAAAGCAGAGTGCCACGTGGCTTGCTTTCCCGCACAACAAGACGAACTGGTATGGTGAACGCGGCATCAACATCCGCAAGTTCTATGTAGAACTTATCCGTAACATCACGGAATTCCAGCCGGTGAACCTGTTGCTCCCGGCCAAGAACTTCTTGACCGATGAAGAAAAGGCGGCTCTCGTAAACCGCCCGTTCCCGGTGAACTTCATCGTCATCAAGACAAACGACATCTGGATTCGCGACTACGGTCCGTTCTTTATGAAGAAGGGCGACAAGAAGGTCGTCACTGAAACGCAGTTTAACGCTTGGGGCGCCAAGTTCCCGCCATGGGGACTCGACAACGCCATCCCGCAGAAGATTGCCGAAAAGCAAAAACTCCCGCTCAACGAAAGCGTTCCGTTCATCTTCGAAGGAGGCGCTATTGAAGTCAACGGTGACGGTCTCGGCATCACGACCGAAGATTGCCTTGTTGGCAAGAACCGCAATGACGAGAAGGATTTGAAGAAAGTCGTGAAAGCACTTTGCAAGGCTTTTGGCCTCAAGGAAATGCTCGTACTCCCGCACGGATTGCACGGCGACCACACGGACGGCCATATCGATAACGTAGCTCGCTTTGTCGAGAAAGACAGAGTCGTCATGTGCATGACGGACAACAAGCGCTCCCCTAACTACGCGATTTTGACCGATGCCAAGCAGTTCATCGAAAGCTGGCTCAAGGAACATTACGAAACCGCCAAGGTCGATACACTTCCGCTTCCGCCGCAGCGCGTGCTCGATGACGGACAAATTCTCCCGGCATCGTACATGAACTACATCTACGTGAACGGTGGACTCATCTTCCCGAAATACAAGTGTCCAAACGATGCGAAAGCCAAGAAGTATTTCGAGAGCGTGTACCCGGATCGCAAGGTGATTGGCATTGATTGCCGCACCGTGATTGAAGAAGGCGGCAGCCTCCACTGCATGAGCAAGCACGAAAGCGAGTAA